The nucleotide sequence GAAAATTGCGTATGATGCCATTGTTAAGCAGAACGAGAACTCGAAAAAAATTGTCTACTCCCAATACAAGGATCTCGTGCCGAAAATTTTGAAGAATGAGGATGAGGAGATGGTCGAGAAAGATGAGGACGAGGAGTTGCAGAAGGAGGTTGAAGAAACTACAGCGGAAACGAGAGCGGCCCTGGAGAAGATTGTGAATGCGAAATTGGGCGCTGCACAACCGAACAACGTGGCAAAGCAGTCGACAGACTCGAAACTGATCAAGTACAGGTCGTCGCAGAAATCAGCGGCATTTAATTCTGGCGCCAAGGAGAGGATGATAAAGATGGTAGAGATGCCAGTCGACCCACTAGAGCCTCCGAAGTTTAAGCACAAGCGTGTTCCTAAGCCTTCCGGTTCCCCACCCGTGCCGGTCATGCATTCGCCTTCTAGACTGGTGAGTGAGAAGGACAAGAAGGGCTGGAAGATTCCTCCGTGTATTTCGAACTGGAAGAACCCAAAAGGGTATACAATTCCGTTAGACAAACGTCTTGCGGCTGATGGGAGAGGGCTTGAAGATGTTCAGGTGAATTACGATAAGTTTGACAAGTTTTCGGAGGCTTTGTATGTAGCGGAGAAGAAGGCTATAGAGGCAGTGACTATGAGGTCTAAAGTTCTCGAAGAAATTATTATCAAggagaaggaaaggaaggagcaGGAGTTTAGGGAATTAGCTCGGAAGGCTCGTTTTGAAAGAGTTGGTGGCGTATCGGTATCCATTGACCCATCTGGCGAAGCAGGAATGGAGACCGATATGCCAAAGGAGACAAGGGAGGAAAGAGAAGGGAGGTTGGAGCGGAACAAGATTCGCAAGGAGATGCATGTAGAGAGGGAAAGGAAGAGAAGGTTGGAGGCAAAAGATGGCGCAACGGGGAAGAAGAGTAGGGTTACAAGAGATAGAGATCGGGATGTTAGCGAGAAAGTTGCCCTAGGCATGGCTAATGCTGGAGGTGCAGGCGGCGGAGGGGGAGAAGTTATGTATGATAAGAGGCTGTTCAACCAGGAGAAAGGAATGGACTCCGGTTTTGCCACAGATGACCAGTACAATATATATGACGAGGGCTTGTTTGCTGCTCAGCCGATGCTCTCAACTTTGTACAGGCCGAAAAAAGATGTTGATAGCGAAATGTATGGTGGCGCTGATGAGCAGTTGGATAAGATTATGAAGACTAATCGCTTCAAACCGGACAAAGGGTTTCAAGGAACTGCTGAGAGGGCGTCAGAGAGCAGAGATGGACCTGTCGAGTCTGAAGCCCCTGTCAAGTCTGAAACCCCTGTCGAGTCTGAAGCCGATATATTTCGTCTAGACCGGTTAATGACAAAGATGAAGAACAAGGGCAAGAAAGCCACGGACAAGGTTAAAACAGGAGGGACAATGAGAGCAAGTGCTTGCGGGTCTTCGATGCAAGATGGTTATCAAACGGGCTCCAAAAGAAGAACTCGTATCAAGCTTTTCTGAATGTGATCCACCTGATTGGGTTGTGAAGGTTAATTGCTCGTACTTCTTATTTGGAGGATGTTTGTTTTtgcatttttgtttgtttggaattgttttcagtttttatttaacagattttttttttatatgttttcatcctattatttcttattcttcttGCTCTTCATCAGTGCAGGATTGCAGAAAGTGCATCTCCACTTTTCGTGTAAGCTGATTCCAAACTGTtgagtgttttttttatgtatatttcATGTCTGAAACCATTACACAATGCAACATATATGGGAGAACCGAAAGCAACAAAATGATGACATCCAACATAATGATGACCTCCAACATAATGATGACACATCCAATCCCACTAATCTTAATCTATTATCTATATGGGAGAACCGAAAGCAACAAAATGATGACCTTCAACATAATGATGACCTCCAACATAATGATGACACATCCAATACttcccctcaagctggatccaaAAGGTTGATAGATCCAAGCTTGCCAAGAAGAAGCTGAAACTGATGAGAGGCCAATGATTTTGTGAATAGGTCCGCAAGTTGATCCGAGCTCCTTACAAAATGCGTTTGGATAACCTAAGATTGAACTTGTGTACGAACATAGTGACAATCGACTTCAATGTGCTTGGTTCTCTCATGAAAAACTGGGTTGGAAGCAATGTGCATTGCAGCCTGATTGTCACAGAAAAGGGACATGGATTGATGATTGAAAACACCTAAGTCACACAGTAAACCTTTGAGCCAGATTAGTTCACACGCAGTAGATGCCATTGCCCGATATTCTGCCTCAGCACTGGATCTTGCAA is from Pyrus communis chromosome 10, drPyrComm1.1, whole genome shotgun sequence and encodes:
- the LOC137746954 gene encoding SNW/SKI-interacting protein A-like, with amino-acid sequence MALKQLLPRPAAIAATFYDHPNDPWVKQRYGGSAVAAERPAAAVVKHNPIPQYLKRKGFVPRKIEDFGDGGAFPKVHIAQYPLGMGRDMSKSGTSILPVSVHADGKIAYDAIVKQNENSKKIVYSQYKDLVPKILKNEDEEMVEKDEDEELQKEVEETTAETRAALEKIVNAKLGAAQPNNVAKQSTDSKLIKYRSSQKSAAFNSGAKERMIKMVEMPVDPLEPPKFKHKRVPKPSGSPPVPVMHSPSRLVSEKDKKGWKIPPCISNWKNPKGYTIPLDKRLAADGRGLEDVQVNYDKFDKFSEALYVAEKKAIEAVTMRSKVLEEIIIKEKERKEQEFRELARKARFERVGMETDMPKETREEREGRLERNKIRKEMHVERERKRRLEAKDGATGKKSRVTRDRDRDVSEKVALGMANAGGAGGGGGEVMYDKRLFNQEKGMDSGFATDDQYNIYDEGLFAAQPMLSTLYRPKKDVDSEMYGGADEQLDKIMKTNRFKPDKGFQGTAERASESRDGPVESEAPVKSETPVESEADIFRLDRLMTKMKNKGKKATDKVKTGGTMRASACGSSMQDGYQTGSKRRTRIKLF